In Triticum aestivum cultivar Chinese Spring chromosome 5B, IWGSC CS RefSeq v2.1, whole genome shotgun sequence, the following proteins share a genomic window:
- the LOC123115503 gene encoding uncharacterized protein gives MDGPRRLLALAVLLASAFGADAAGLFRAPPTGYKYNATFTFTGQFLVLLSCMGPANDTAAYGHGGIIHSCTLDQLKEGSSAPETTPLKFNHGHGHPAPSPRAAPPEDGLLQAAAGGEQEQHAGAAPAMALPLGRRRRRLRHCLQRWLFANGRTMLPRSLDAVNHGHRQGHPPPSPSGHAAAPENGLLQAAAGGGGPREHAVPQPQQRLPPHPHGGGGGEEEHQHAVAAPAVAPRRRRLRHCLQRWSCANGRTTPARSLDVVSDGGKKKGEEDENLTEF, from the exons ATGGACGGTCCTCGCCGGCTCCTCGCGCTCGCGGTCCTTCTCGCCTCGGCGTTCGGAGCGGACGCCGCCGGCCTCTTCCGCGCGCCCCCCACCGGGTACAAGTACAACGCGACCTTTACCTTCACCGGGCAATTCCTCGTCCTGCTTTCCTGCATGGGCCCGGCCAACGACACGGCGGCGTACGGGCACGGCGGGATCATCCACAGCTGCACGCTCGACCAGCTCAAG GAAGGCAGCTCCGCGCCGGAGACGACGCCCTTAAAGTTCAATCATGGGCACGGCCACCCGGCCCCGTCGCCGCGCGCAGCACCGCCGGAGGACGGCCTCCTGCAAGCTGCAGCAGGGGGAGAGCAGGAGCAGCACGCAGGCGCAGCTCCAGCGATGGCTCTTCCTCTTGGTCGACGTCGACGTCGCCTCCGACACTGCCTACAGCGGTGGCTCTTCGCCAACGGCAGGACCATGCTGCCGCGCAGCTTGGACGCGGTCAATCACGGGCACAGGCAGGGCCACCCGCCCCCCTCGCCGTCAGGGCACGCAGCAGCTCCGGAGAACGGCCTCCTGCAAGCTGCAGCAGGGGGAGGTGGGCCGCGTGAACACGCCGTGCCGCAACCGCAACAGCGGCTACCACCACATccacatggaggcggaggcggagaagAGGAGCATCAGCACGCGGTCGCAGCTCCGGCGGTGGCTCCTCGTCGACGTCGCCTCCGACACTGCCTACAGCGGTGGTCCTGCGCCAACGGCAGGACCACGCCGGCGCGCAGCTTGGACGTGGTCAGCGACGGAGGAAAGAAGAAGGGAGAAGAAGATGAAAACTTAACCGAGTTCTAG